Proteins from a genomic interval of Rhodococcus rhodochrous:
- a CDS encoding nuclear transport factor 2 family protein has product MSPDELVTEFCRRWADPDPAELAAFFADDAVFHNIPMEPIRGRAAIEEYIAGFVTSFGAIDYRIHHQAVSGNVVLNERTDVFTMNGRTIELPVTGVFEIVDGKIAACRDYFDPTPFTTGA; this is encoded by the coding sequence ATGAGCCCCGACGAGCTGGTCACCGAGTTCTGCCGGCGCTGGGCCGATCCCGACCCTGCCGAACTCGCGGCCTTCTTCGCCGACGACGCCGTCTTCCACAACATCCCGATGGAACCGATCCGCGGCCGCGCGGCCATCGAGGAGTACATCGCGGGCTTCGTGACGTCCTTCGGGGCCATCGACTACCGCATCCACCACCAGGCGGTCTCCGGCAACGTCGTGCTCAACGAACGCACCGATGTGTTCACGATGAACGGCCGGACGATCGAACTGCCCGTCACGGGCGTCTTCGAGATCGTCGACGGGAAGATCGCGGCCTGCCGCGACTACTTCGATCCCACACCCTTCACCACCGGAGCCTGA
- a CDS encoding DUF305 domain-containing protein translates to MSETTSDISTPERGGHNRLLLVLLTVAAVAVGFLAGFLSRIPFEDSAQAAPEAGSVDVGFAQDMIVHHDQGVEMAAVAVSNSEDDRIRNIAYDILTTQQNQIGQMQGWLSLWGQPALPTGEYMEWMTETETGHSHGAHGATTESENSDSSHLMPGMATSEDLANLRAARGPELDVLFLQLMLRHHEGGLPMMEYGEQYASTSAVRNLAGTMVATQQGESDLMRSLLAERGAEPLPLN, encoded by the coding sequence ATGAGCGAGACCACCTCGGACATCTCCACCCCCGAGCGCGGTGGGCACAACCGGCTGCTGTTGGTGCTGCTCACCGTCGCCGCGGTCGCCGTCGGTTTCCTCGCGGGGTTCCTGTCCCGGATCCCCTTCGAGGACTCCGCGCAGGCGGCGCCGGAGGCCGGCTCGGTGGACGTCGGATTCGCGCAGGACATGATCGTGCACCACGACCAGGGCGTCGAGATGGCCGCCGTGGCGGTCTCCAATTCGGAGGACGATCGGATCCGCAACATCGCGTACGACATCCTCACCACCCAGCAGAACCAGATCGGTCAGATGCAGGGCTGGTTGTCGCTGTGGGGACAGCCGGCGCTGCCGACGGGCGAGTACATGGAATGGATGACCGAGACGGAGACGGGTCACAGCCACGGTGCTCACGGCGCGACCACCGAGTCCGAGAATTCGGACAGCTCGCACCTGATGCCGGGGATGGCGACCTCCGAGGATCTCGCGAATCTCCGGGCCGCGCGCGGACCCGAACTGGACGTGCTCTTCCTCCAGCTGATGTTGCGCCACCACGAGGGTGGTCTGCCGATGATGGAGTACGGCGAGCAGTACGCGAGCACCTCGGCGGTGCGCAATCTGGCGGGCACGATGGTCGCGACGCAGCAGGGCGAATCGGATCTGATGAGGTCGCTGCTCGCCGAGCGCGGCGCCGAACCGCTGCCCCTCAATTGA
- a CDS encoding DUF3105 domain-containing protein gives MPSGSVSGGSGNKKTGAKSSKAIQAAKKKSGGARGVPAQRQIPWLTIGGVGLVVVLVAVIAVSLIPKYQNQQEMSAWTPSESNQDPSDDIEGVLKIEYPAGVHVAPGQRVAYDQSPPFGGPHDSVWATCTGTVYEQPVRTENMVHSLEHGAVWVAYNPDLLDDAAVDTLRQKVDGRTYTLMSPYPGLDAPIALQSWGHQLKVDSVDDERIDQFISALRLNQYTYPEVGASCSTIPGSFDPANPPAFDASEPGPDAVPMNAETAGDMQQAPAGS, from the coding sequence ATGCCCAGCGGTTCGGTTAGTGGCGGCTCCGGTAACAAGAAGACCGGAGCCAAGTCGTCGAAGGCCATTCAGGCCGCCAAGAAGAAGAGCGGCGGCGCTCGCGGGGTCCCCGCGCAGCGTCAGATCCCGTGGTTGACAATCGGCGGCGTGGGCCTCGTCGTCGTGCTGGTCGCCGTGATCGCTGTGAGCCTGATCCCGAAGTACCAGAACCAGCAGGAGATGTCGGCGTGGACGCCGTCGGAGTCCAACCAGGACCCGTCGGACGACATCGAGGGCGTGCTGAAGATCGAGTATCCGGCCGGTGTGCACGTCGCGCCGGGCCAGCGCGTCGCGTACGACCAGTCGCCGCCCTTCGGTGGCCCCCACGACTCCGTCTGGGCGACCTGCACCGGCACGGTCTACGAGCAGCCGGTCCGGACCGAGAACATGGTCCACTCCCTCGAGCACGGCGCCGTGTGGGTGGCCTACAACCCCGATCTGCTCGACGACGCCGCGGTCGACACGCTGCGTCAGAAGGTCGACGGCCGCACCTACACGCTGATGTCGCCCTACCCGGGCCTCGACGCCCCGATCGCGCTGCAGTCGTGGGGTCACCAGCTCAAGGTCGACAGCGTCGACGACGAACGCATCGACCAGTTCATCAGCGCGCTGCGCCTGAACCAGTACACCTACCCCGAGGTGGGGGCGAGCTGCTCGACGATCCCCGGTTCGTTCGATCCGGCGAACCCGCCGGCCTTCGACGCCTCCGAGCCCGGCCCCGACGCGGTGCCGATGAACGCGGAGACCGCCGGCGACATGCAGCAGGCACCGGCCGGGAGCTGA
- the argS gene encoding arginine--tRNA ligase, with protein sequence MTPSDLAQLLRGTAAGVLTDRGLDASVLPETLTVERPRNPEHGDYATNVAMQVAKKVGVNPRELATWLAEALTAADGIDSADVAGPGFLNIRLAADAQGAIVAKVLAEGAAYGNGSDLANTRINLEFVSANPTGPIHLGGTRWAAVGDALGRILTAQGGEVTREYYFNDHGAQIDRFTRSLIASALGQPAPEDGYAGAYIVDIASSVLEQRPDALELPEAERHETFRSIGVDLMFAHIKSTLHEFGVDFDVYFHENSLFESGAVDKAVETLKASGNLYFDDGAWWLKSTDYGDDKDRVVIKSDGNAAYIAGDIAYFQDKRSRGFDLCIYMLGADHHGYIARLKAAAAAFGDDPDTVEVMIGQMVNLVRGGEAVKMSKRAGTVITLDDLVEAIGVDAARYSLVRSSVDQSIDIDLELWASTTNENPVYYVQYAHARLSSIARNAADLGLTTEGADFALLTHEREGDLIRTLGEYPRVLAKAAELREPHRVARYLEELAGTYHRFYDACRILPQGDEEAGPLHTARLALCAAARQVLANGLGLLGVSAPERM encoded by the coding sequence GTGACTCCCTCCGACCTTGCTCAGCTGCTCCGCGGAACCGCCGCCGGTGTCCTCACCGACCGTGGTCTCGACGCGTCCGTTCTTCCCGAGACCCTCACCGTCGAGCGCCCGCGCAATCCGGAGCACGGCGACTACGCGACCAACGTCGCGATGCAGGTCGCGAAGAAGGTCGGCGTCAATCCCCGCGAACTCGCCACCTGGCTCGCCGAGGCCCTGACCGCCGCCGACGGCATCGACTCCGCCGATGTCGCGGGACCCGGCTTCCTCAACATCCGGCTCGCCGCCGACGCCCAGGGAGCGATCGTGGCGAAGGTGCTCGCCGAGGGCGCCGCCTACGGCAACGGCAGCGACCTTGCGAACACGAGGATCAACCTCGAGTTCGTCTCAGCCAACCCCACCGGCCCGATCCACCTCGGTGGTACCCGCTGGGCCGCGGTCGGCGACGCGCTCGGCCGCATCCTCACCGCTCAGGGCGGCGAGGTCACCCGCGAGTACTACTTCAACGACCACGGCGCGCAGATCGACCGCTTCACCCGGTCGCTCATCGCCTCCGCGCTCGGACAGCCCGCCCCCGAGGACGGCTACGCCGGCGCGTACATCGTCGACATCGCCTCCTCCGTGCTCGAGCAGCGCCCCGATGCCCTCGAACTCCCCGAGGCCGAGCGGCACGAGACCTTCCGCTCCATCGGCGTGGACCTGATGTTCGCGCACATCAAGAGCACCCTCCACGAGTTCGGTGTCGACTTCGACGTGTACTTCCACGAGAACTCCCTCTTCGAGAGCGGAGCGGTCGACAAGGCCGTCGAGACCCTCAAGGCGTCGGGCAATCTGTACTTCGACGACGGCGCCTGGTGGCTCAAGAGCACCGACTACGGCGACGACAAGGACCGCGTCGTCATCAAGTCCGACGGCAACGCCGCCTACATCGCCGGCGACATCGCCTACTTCCAGGACAAGCGCTCGCGCGGCTTCGACCTGTGCATCTACATGCTCGGGGCCGACCACCACGGCTACATCGCGCGCCTCAAGGCCGCCGCGGCGGCCTTCGGCGACGACCCCGACACCGTCGAGGTGATGATCGGCCAGATGGTCAACCTCGTCCGCGGTGGCGAGGCCGTGAAGATGAGCAAGCGGGCCGGCACCGTCATCACCCTCGACGACCTCGTCGAGGCGATCGGCGTCGACGCCGCGCGCTACTCGCTCGTGCGGTCCTCGGTGGACCAGAGCATCGACATCGACCTCGAACTGTGGGCCAGCACCACGAACGAGAACCCGGTCTACTACGTGCAGTACGCCCACGCGCGGCTGTCGTCGATCGCGCGCAACGCCGCCGATCTCGGCCTGACCACCGAGGGCGCCGACTTCGCGCTGCTCACCCACGAGCGCGAGGGCGACCTGATCCGCACCCTCGGCGAGTACCCCCGGGTGCTCGCGAAGGCGGCCGAACTGCGCGAACCGCACCGCGTCGCCCGGTACCTCGAGGAACTCGCGGGCACCTACCACCGCTTCTACGACGCCTGCCGGATCCTCCCGCAGGGCGACGAGGAGGCCGGCCCGCTGCACACCGCGCGACTCGCGTTGTGTGCGGCTGCACGTCAGGTCCTCGCCAACGGCCTCGGCCTGCTCGGCGTCAGCGCCCCGGAGCGGATGTGA
- the lysA gene encoding diaminopimelate decarboxylase gives MNAHPAGPRHAQIPHAPNLPERPTDAAALNALAPHVWPRNASRGEDGVMSIAGIPVTELAEKYGTPLFVVDEDDFRSRCREIAEAFGPSAKVHYASKAFLCSEIARWVHQEGLSLDVSSGGELAVALHAGFPAGKIAMHGNNKSVRELQAAVTAGVGHIVLDSLAEIDRLDAVADEAGVVQDVLIRVTVGVEAHTHEFISTAHEDQKFGLSLAGGNAMQAVRRVFAADNLRLVGLHSHIGSQIFDVDGFELAAHRVIGLLRDIVAEFGVDKTSQMNIVDLGGGLGISYVPSDDPPPVADLAAKLNDIVRTESALAGLPAPTLAVEPGRAIAGPGTVTLYEVGTLKDVEVGSGHVRRYISVDGGMSDNIRTSLYQAEYESRLVSRVSDAEPVVSRVVGKHCESGDIVIRDAWMPADVAAGDLLAVAATGAYCYSMSSRYNLLPRPAVVAVKDGVSRVLLRRETLEDLLNLEVSE, from the coding sequence GTGAACGCGCATCCGGCGGGACCGCGCCACGCCCAGATCCCGCACGCCCCGAACCTGCCCGAACGACCCACCGACGCCGCGGCGCTCAACGCGCTCGCTCCGCACGTGTGGCCGCGCAACGCGTCGCGCGGCGAGGACGGCGTCATGAGCATCGCCGGCATCCCGGTGACCGAGCTCGCCGAGAAGTACGGCACCCCGCTGTTCGTCGTCGACGAGGACGACTTCCGCTCCCGCTGCCGGGAGATCGCGGAGGCCTTCGGTCCGTCGGCGAAGGTGCACTACGCGTCGAAGGCGTTCCTGTGCAGCGAGATCGCGCGGTGGGTCCATCAGGAAGGGCTCTCGCTCGACGTCTCGTCCGGTGGTGAGCTCGCCGTGGCCCTGCACGCCGGCTTCCCCGCCGGGAAGATCGCGATGCACGGCAACAACAAGTCCGTCCGCGAACTGCAGGCCGCCGTGACCGCCGGGGTCGGGCACATCGTGCTCGACTCGCTCGCCGAGATCGACCGGCTCGACGCGGTCGCCGATGAGGCCGGTGTCGTCCAGGACGTGCTCATCCGCGTGACCGTGGGCGTCGAGGCCCACACCCACGAGTTCATCTCCACCGCGCACGAGGACCAGAAGTTCGGGCTCTCGCTCGCCGGCGGCAACGCCATGCAGGCCGTGCGCCGCGTCTTCGCGGCCGACAACCTGCGCCTCGTCGGTCTGCACAGCCACATCGGTTCGCAGATCTTCGACGTCGACGGCTTCGAACTGGCCGCCCACCGCGTCATCGGCCTGCTGCGCGACATCGTCGCCGAGTTCGGTGTCGACAAGACCTCGCAGATGAACATCGTCGATCTCGGCGGTGGCCTCGGCATCTCGTACGTGCCGAGCGACGACCCGCCGCCGGTCGCCGATCTCGCGGCGAAGCTCAACGACATCGTCCGCACCGAGTCCGCGCTCGCGGGGCTGCCGGCCCCGACCCTCGCGGTCGAACCCGGCCGCGCCATCGCCGGACCGGGCACGGTGACGCTCTACGAGGTGGGAACCCTCAAGGACGTCGAGGTCGGTTCCGGGCACGTCCGCCGCTACATCAGTGTCGACGGCGGCATGAGCGACAACATCCGCACGTCGCTGTACCAGGCGGAGTACGAGTCGCGCCTCGTCTCCCGCGTGAGCGACGCCGAGCCGGTGGTCTCGCGTGTCGTCGGCAAGCACTGCGAGAGCGGCGACATCGTCATCCGCGACGCCTGGATGCCCGCCGACGTCGCAGCCGGTGATTTACTGGCGGTCGCGGCGACGGGTGCATACTGCTACTCGATGTCGAGCAGGTACAACCTGCTGCCTCGCCCCGCCGTCGTGGCGGTCAAGGACGGTGTCTCGCGCGTTCTGCTGCGCCGCGAGACCCTCGAAGATCTGCTCAACTTGGAGGTTTCGGAGTGA
- a CDS encoding homoserine dehydrogenase, with protein sequence MGVAVLGHGTVGAEVARIIREDAADLEARIGAPLELRGVAVRDASRDRGLPAELVTTNAEALIRRDDVDIVVELIGGIELPRKLVRTALDAGKSVVTANKALLAAYTGELAEVAEARNVDLYFEASVAGAIPVIRPLTQSLAGDKVNRVVGIVNGTTNYILSAMDETGADYGETLAEAGRLGYAEADPTADVEGFDAASKAAILASIAFHTRVTAADVYREGISSITAADLTSARALNCTIKLLALCERVPSADGKDRVSARVYPALVPREHPLASVNGAFNAVVVEAESSGRLMFYGQGAGGAPTASAVMGDLVMAARNRVQGGRGPRESKYAQLEIAPMSDILTRYYVNLKVADRAGVLSAVAAEFATRGVSIAAVRQEGAGDAARLVVLTHQATDRALADTVAALDKLESVIAVTSVLRLEGSAE encoded by the coding sequence GTGGGTGTGGCGGTTCTCGGGCACGGCACCGTCGGTGCCGAGGTCGCGCGGATCATCCGCGAGGACGCCGCCGATCTCGAGGCGCGCATCGGTGCCCCCCTCGAGCTGCGGGGGGTCGCCGTGCGCGACGCCTCCCGCGACCGGGGTCTTCCCGCGGAGCTGGTCACGACGAACGCCGAGGCGCTGATCCGCCGCGACGACGTCGACATCGTCGTCGAACTCATCGGTGGCATCGAACTGCCCCGCAAGCTCGTGCGCACGGCGCTCGACGCCGGCAAGTCCGTCGTCACCGCCAACAAGGCACTGCTCGCCGCCTACACCGGCGAACTGGCCGAGGTGGCCGAGGCCCGCAACGTCGACCTCTACTTCGAGGCGTCCGTGGCCGGTGCGATCCCGGTGATCCGTCCGCTGACCCAGTCGCTCGCGGGCGACAAGGTCAACCGGGTCGTCGGCATCGTCAACGGCACCACGAACTACATCCTCTCGGCCATGGACGAGACGGGCGCCGACTACGGCGAGACGCTCGCCGAGGCGGGCCGCCTCGGATACGCCGAGGCCGATCCCACCGCCGACGTCGAAGGCTTCGACGCGGCCTCGAAGGCGGCGATCCTCGCGTCGATCGCCTTCCACACCCGCGTGACGGCAGCCGACGTCTACCGCGAGGGCATCTCGTCGATCACCGCCGCCGACCTCACCTCGGCGCGCGCGCTCAACTGCACGATCAAGCTGCTCGCGTTGTGCGAGCGCGTCCCGTCCGCCGACGGCAAGGACCGCGTGTCCGCCCGGGTCTACCCGGCGCTCGTGCCCCGCGAGCATCCGCTGGCCTCGGTCAACGGCGCGTTCAACGCCGTCGTCGTCGAAGCGGAGTCCTCGGGCCGGCTCATGTTCTACGGCCAGGGTGCCGGTGGCGCCCCCACCGCCTCCGCCGTGATGGGCGACCTCGTGATGGCCGCCCGCAACCGGGTGCAGGGAGGTCGTGGTCCGCGTGAGTCGAAGTACGCGCAGTTGGAGATCGCGCCCATGAGCGACATCCTCACCCGCTACTACGTCAATCTGAAGGTCGCCGACCGCGCCGGCGTGCTCTCCGCGGTGGCCGCCGAGTTCGCCACGCGGGGCGTGAGCATCGCAGCGGTCCGTCAGGAAGGCGCCGGCGACGCTGCCCGTCTGGTGGTACTCACCCATCAGGCCACCGACCGTGCGCTGGCGGATACCGTCGCAGCGCTCGACAAACTCGAATCCGTGATCGCTGTGACCAGCGTCCTGAGACTGGAGGGATCCGCCGAATGA
- the thrC gene encoding threonine synthase produces MSAAEKNTTPVHTPWPGLIEAYRSRLPIGDDWKTVTLREGGTPLLPAPRLSEITGCEVHVKVEGLNPTGSFKDRGMTMAVTEALATGKQAVLCASTGNTSASAAAYAARAGIGCAVLVPQGKIAMGKLAQAVMHGAKIVQVEGNFDDCLELARKTTAEFSTIGLVNSVNPVRIEGQKTAAFEIVDALGDAPDVHILPVGNAGNITAYWKGYSEYAADGLSTRRPRMLGVQAAGAAPLVLGHPVKDPETIATAIRIGAPASWNGAVAAKEESNGAFRAATDEEILEAYRLLAKSESIFVEPASAASIAGLLAASKEGWLERGLKVVCTVTGNGLKDPDTALRDVPVVEPIPVDPVAVASALELA; encoded by the coding sequence ATGAGCGCGGCCGAGAAGAACACCACCCCCGTGCACACGCCGTGGCCGGGCCTGATCGAGGCGTACCGTTCGCGCCTGCCGATCGGTGACGACTGGAAGACGGTCACGCTGCGCGAGGGTGGCACGCCGCTGCTCCCGGCTCCGCGTCTGTCGGAGATCACCGGCTGCGAGGTCCACGTCAAGGTCGAGGGTCTCAACCCCACCGGCTCGTTCAAGGACCGCGGTATGACCATGGCGGTCACCGAGGCCCTCGCGACCGGCAAGCAGGCCGTGCTGTGCGCCTCCACCGGCAACACCTCCGCGTCGGCCGCCGCCTACGCCGCCCGCGCCGGTATCGGCTGCGCGGTGCTCGTGCCGCAGGGCAAGATCGCGATGGGCAAGCTCGCCCAGGCCGTCATGCACGGCGCGAAGATCGTCCAGGTCGAGGGCAACTTCGACGACTGCCTCGAGCTCGCCCGCAAGACCACCGCGGAGTTCTCCACCATCGGTCTGGTCAACTCGGTGAACCCGGTGCGCATCGAGGGCCAGAAGACCGCGGCCTTCGAGATCGTCGACGCGCTCGGCGATGCTCCGGACGTGCACATCCTGCCCGTCGGCAACGCCGGCAACATCACGGCCTACTGGAAGGGCTACAGCGAGTACGCGGCCGACGGCCTCAGCACTCGCCGCCCGCGCATGCTCGGCGTCCAGGCGGCCGGTGCGGCACCGCTCGTCCTCGGCCATCCCGTGAAGGATCCCGAGACCATCGCGACCGCCATCCGCATCGGTGCCCCCGCATCGTGGAACGGCGCAGTGGCCGCCAAGGAGGAGTCGAACGGCGCGTTCCGCGCGGCGACCGACGAGGAGATCCTCGAGGCGTACCGGCTGCTCGCGAAGTCCGAGTCGATCTTCGTCGAGCCGGCTTCGGCCGCATCCATCGCCGGTCTGCTCGCCGCGAGCAAGGAAGGCTGGCTCGAGCGCGGCCTCAAGGTCGTGTGCACCGTGACCGGCAACGGTCTCAAGGACCCCGATACTGCCCTGCGCGACGTGCCCGTGGTCGAGCCCATCCCGGTCGACCCGGTCGCGGTCGCCTCCGCGCTCGAGTTGGCCTGA
- the thrB gene encoding homoserine kinase → MTQTLPVGLSVTARVPASSANLGPGFDCLGLALGLYDEITVTTTASGLDVKVEGEGAQEVPWGPSHLVVRAVERGLEAAGVWADGLDVVCHNVIPHSRGLGSSASAAVGGLAAANGLVRKIAPERVLDDEQLVQLASEFEGHPDNASASVLGGAVVSWTEAEVDSEQRTYRAVNLRVHPDIKAYAFVPSVRSSTAHTRGLLPELVPHRDAAFNVSRAALAVVALTERPELLMPATQDLLHQAQRAPALPLTTKWVAALREAGIPAIVSGAGPTVLALTTSALPDELRAAAEADELTVLDLEIAEGVQVD, encoded by the coding sequence ATGACGCAGACGTTGCCCGTGGGGCTTTCGGTGACGGCACGGGTTCCCGCCTCGAGCGCGAATCTCGGCCCCGGCTTCGACTGCCTGGGTCTCGCCCTCGGTCTGTACGACGAGATCACCGTCACGACAACGGCTTCCGGGCTCGACGTGAAGGTGGAGGGGGAAGGCGCCCAGGAGGTTCCGTGGGGACCCTCGCACCTCGTGGTCCGTGCCGTCGAGCGCGGGCTCGAGGCCGCCGGTGTGTGGGCGGACGGACTGGACGTCGTGTGCCACAACGTCATCCCGCACTCGCGTGGCCTGGGATCCTCCGCCTCGGCGGCGGTGGGAGGGCTGGCGGCGGCCAACGGGCTCGTCCGCAAGATCGCTCCCGAGCGCGTCCTCGACGACGAGCAGCTCGTGCAGCTCGCCTCCGAGTTCGAGGGCCATCCCGACAACGCCTCCGCGAGCGTTCTCGGTGGGGCAGTGGTGTCGTGGACCGAGGCCGAAGTCGACTCCGAGCAACGGACCTACCGCGCGGTGAACCTGCGTGTGCACCCGGACATCAAGGCATACGCCTTCGTCCCGTCGGTCCGTTCGTCCACGGCCCACACCCGGGGCCTGCTGCCCGAACTCGTCCCGCACCGGGACGCGGCGTTCAACGTCAGCCGGGCGGCTCTCGCGGTGGTCGCGCTCACCGAGCGACCCGAGCTGCTGATGCCGGCGACGCAGGATCTGCTCCACCAGGCCCAGCGGGCTCCCGCACTGCCGCTCACCACCAAATGGGTGGCCGCACTGCGCGAGGCGGGCATCCCCGCCATTGTCTCGGGTGCCGGGCCGACGGTGCTCGCGCTCACGACCTCCGCGCTGCCCGACGAACTGCGGGCCGCCGCCGAGGCCGACGAACTGACGGTGCTCGACCTCGAGATCGCCGAGGGCGTCCAGGTCGACTGA
- the rho gene encoding transcription termination factor Rho — protein MTDTDLITTPALDIPEAGSRTTTRGRRGAGLSGMVLAELRTLAAELGIKGTSGMRKGDLIAAIKEKQGGGAAAPAEQPAAKTAASEKTEAAAKTETADKPEGAPSRGTRGRRGRAAADETAAPEQKADAEPAQQKADVKSGDEGSQEKPQGGQTPSGDNESDGNRRGRGRRGRRGGDNADQHQQAEGADASEDGRQDRDSQREKSQDRDSQRERGQDRNSGDGSSRRDRNQSDRNQGDRNQDAGDRDGGNQGPRQGQDNRGGDDEEGGRGRRGRRFRERRRGRDRGESGSDSREPEIREDDVLQPVAGILDVLDNYAFVRTSGYLAGPNDVYVSMNMVRKNGLRRGDAITGAVRVPREGEQGNQRQKFNPLVRLDTVNGREVDSAKRRPEFNKLTPLYPNQRLRLETQPNILTTRVIDLVMPIGKGQRALIVSPPKAGKTTVLQDIANAIAVNNPECYLMVVLVDERPEEVTDMQRSVKGEVIASTFDRPPSDHTSVAELAIERAKRLVEMGQDVVVLLDSITRLGRAYNNSSPASGRILSGGVDSTALYPPKRFLGAARNIENGGSLTIIATAMVETGSTGDTVIFEEFKGTGNAELKLDRKIAERRVFPAVDVNPSGTRKDELLMSPDEFAVVHKLRRVLSGLDSHQAIDLLIDRLKKSKTNIEFLMNVAKTAPGALDD, from the coding sequence GTGACAGATACGGACCTGATCACTACACCTGCTCTCGACATTCCCGAGGCCGGTAGCCGGACGACCACGCGCGGTCGCCGCGGAGCAGGCCTTTCGGGCATGGTGCTTGCCGAGTTGCGGACTCTTGCCGCCGAGCTCGGGATCAAGGGCACCTCCGGGATGCGCAAGGGTGATCTCATCGCTGCGATCAAGGAGAAGCAGGGAGGCGGCGCCGCCGCACCTGCCGAGCAGCCTGCAGCCAAGACGGCTGCCTCCGAGAAGACGGAAGCAGCAGCGAAGACCGAGACGGCCGACAAGCCCGAGGGAGCGCCCTCGCGTGGCACCCGCGGTCGCCGTGGCCGTGCCGCCGCCGACGAGACCGCCGCGCCCGAGCAGAAGGCCGACGCCGAGCCGGCCCAGCAGAAGGCCGACGTGAAGTCCGGCGACGAGGGCTCGCAGGAGAAGCCGCAGGGCGGCCAGACCCCCAGCGGCGACAACGAATCCGACGGTAACCGCCGCGGCCGTGGCCGTCGCGGACGCCGCGGTGGCGACAACGCCGACCAGCACCAGCAGGCCGAGGGCGCCGACGCGTCCGAGGACGGTCGCCAGGATCGCGACTCGCAGCGCGAGAAGAGCCAGGATCGCGACTCGCAGCGCGAGCGTGGCCAGGACCGCAACTCCGGCGACGGCTCCTCGCGCCGCGACCGCAACCAGAGCGACCGTAACCAGGGTGATCGCAACCAGGACGCCGGCGATCGCGACGGCGGTAATCAGGGTCCGCGCCAGGGCCAGGACAACCGTGGGGGAGACGACGAGGAAGGCGGCCGCGGCCGCCGGGGTCGGCGCTTCCGTGAGCGTCGTCGTGGACGCGACCGCGGCGAGAGCGGTTCGGACTCGCGCGAGCCCGAGATCCGCGAGGACGACGTCCTGCAGCCGGTCGCCGGCATCCTCGACGTCCTCGACAACTACGCGTTCGTCCGCACCTCCGGCTACCTCGCCGGCCCGAACGACGTGTACGTCTCGATGAACATGGTGCGCAAGAACGGCCTGCGCCGCGGCGACGCCATCACCGGCGCCGTGCGGGTCCCCCGCGAGGGTGAGCAGGGCAACCAGCGTCAGAAGTTCAACCCGCTGGTCCGCCTCGACACCGTCAACGGCCGCGAGGTCGACTCGGCCAAGCGCCGCCCCGAGTTCAACAAGCTCACGCCGCTGTACCCCAACCAGCGACTGCGCCTCGAGACCCAGCCGAACATCCTCACCACACGCGTGATCGACCTGGTCATGCCGATCGGCAAGGGTCAGCGTGCACTCATCGTGTCGCCGCCGAAGGCCGGTAAGACCACCGTCCTCCAGGACATCGCCAACGCGATCGCCGTCAACAACCCCGAGTGCTACCTGATGGTCGTGCTCGTCGACGAGCGTCCCGAAGAGGTCACCGACATGCAGCGTTCGGTGAAGGGCGAGGTCATCGCCTCGACCTTCGACCGGCCGCCGTCGGATCACACCTCGGTCGCCGAGCTCGCCATCGAGCGTGCGAAGCGTCTCGTGGAGATGGGCCAGGACGTCGTGGTGCTCCTCGACTCCATCACCCGTCTCGGCCGCGCGTACAACAACTCGTCGCCGGCATCCGGACGCATCCTCTCCGGTGGTGTCGACTCGACCGCGCTGTACCCGCCGAAGCGTTTCCTCGGTGCTGCCCGCAACATCGAGAACGGCGGATCGCTCACGATCATCGCCACCGCGATGGTCGAGACCGGTTCCACCGGCGACACGGTGATCTTCGAGGAGTTCAAGGGCACGGGTAACGCCGAGCTCAAGCTCGACCGGAAGATCGCCGAGCGGCGCGTGTTCCCGGCGGTCGACGTCAACCCGTCCGGTACACGCAAGGACGAACTGCTCATGAGCCCCGACGAGTTCGCCGTGGTGCACAAGCTCCGCCGCGTGCTCTCGGGCCTCGATTCGCACCAGGCGATCGACCTGCTCATCGACCGGCTCAAGAAGTCCAAGACGAACATCGAGTTCCTCATGAATGTGGCGAAGACCGCACCGGGGGCACTCGACGACTGA
- the rpmE gene encoding 50S ribosomal protein L31, with translation MKAGIHPNYVTTTVVCGCGNTFETRSTKESGRINVEVCSNCHPFYTGKQKILDTGGRVARFEARYGKRAPKKAASDS, from the coding sequence ATGAAGGCAGGAATCCACCCCAACTACGTGACGACGACCGTCGTCTGCGGTTGCGGTAACACGTTCGAGACGCGCAGCACCAAGGAGTCGGGACGTATCAACGTCGAAGTCTGCTCCAACTGCCACCCGTTCTACACCGGCAAGCAGAAGATCCTCGACACCGGTGGACGCGTCGCGCGCTTCGAGGCTCGCTACGGCAAGCGTGCGCCGAAGAAGGCCGCTTCCGACAGCTAG